The Bacillota bacterium genome contains a region encoding:
- a CDS encoding carbohydrate ABC transporter permease codes for MGMRTIIMKVNTRRYMGELSIHVLLIIFCIYSILPILWVTVSSLKPESDLFQWPPRWLPKGLYLENFRLVLGQTDVTTTLVNSVIVSSISALTVMIAGALGAYAIGRLRFRGRDLILLAILATQMIPSLTNIVPIYLMLSKVRMIDTRTSLVLVYTGMNIPLSIWILIGFMQSIPRELEEAAMIDGCTRLSSFARVIIPLCLPGLAAVTILTFVIAWNEFVMALVLISSKELLTYQVGLYNFMLTQAGYFNQWAQLNAVAVLGLIPTFIGYLSVQKYFVAGLMRGAIK; via the coding sequence ATGGGTATGCGGACTATTATTATGAAGGTGAACACGAGAAGGTATATGGGGGAACTCTCGATCCATGTTCTCCTGATTATTTTTTGTATATATTCCATCCTCCCGATCCTCTGGGTGACGGTCTCGTCGCTCAAGCCCGAGAGCGACCTGTTTCAGTGGCCCCCCAGGTGGCTTCCCAAAGGTCTCTACCTAGAGAATTTCCGCCTAGTCCTCGGGCAGACGGATGTTACGACAACACTGGTAAATAGCGTGATCGTATCCTCCATTTCCGCTCTGACCGTGATGATTGCCGGGGCACTCGGGGCTTATGCCATCGGCCGCTTGAGATTTCGAGGGCGCGATCTTATACTCCTGGCTATCCTGGCGACTCAGATGATACCCAGCCTGACAAATATCGTCCCGATCTATCTCATGTTGTCTAAGGTGCGAATGATCGATACCCGGACATCTTTGGTCCTTGTTTACACCGGGATGAATATCCCGCTATCCATCTGGATACTGATCGGGTTTATGCAATCCATCCCCCGGGAACTTGAAGAAGCGGCTATGATCGACGGGTGCACGAGGCTCAGCTCCTTTGCCCGGGTGATAATCCCACTTTGCCTCCCGGGTCTGGCTGCTGTAACCATACTTACATTCGTAATAGCCTGGAACGAGTTTGTTATGGCTCTCGTGCTGATCTCATCGAAGGAACTCCTCACCTACCAGGTAGGGCTCTATAATTTCATGCTCACCCAAGCAGGCTACTTTAATCAGTGGGCTCAATTGAATGCCGTGGCAGTGCTGGGGCTTATCCCCACTTTCATAGGGTACCTCTCTGTGCAAAAATACTTTGTTGCAGGGCTAATGCGAGGGGCGATCAAGTGA